The Seriola aureovittata isolate HTS-2021-v1 ecotype China chromosome 12, ASM2101889v1, whole genome shotgun sequence genome window below encodes:
- the LOC130178953 gene encoding prothymosin alpha-B-like isoform X1, with protein MADTQVDSGSDISAKDLKEKKLVEEKENGKDAATNGKENEENGEPDVDDEEDEEVDEEDEEDDGEGDEEDEEEDDDEIEGGTKRAAEDDEDDDEDDVETKKQKTDDDD; from the exons ATGGCAGACACACAAGTTGACTCCGGCTCGGATATCTCTGCCAAG gacctgaaagagaagaagctggtggaggagaaggagaacgGCAAAGATGCTGCCACCAACGGAAAG GAGAACGAGGAGAACGGCGAGCCCGACGTAGACgacgaggaggacgaggaagtggatgaggaggacgaggaagacGATGGAGAAG GCGACgaagaagacgaggaggaagatgaCGACGAAATCGAGGGCGGCACAAAACGGGCAGCAGAGGACGACGAGGATGACGACGAG gaCGACGTCGAAACCAAGAAGCAGAAAACCGACGACGATGATTGA
- the LOC130178953 gene encoding prothymosin alpha-B-like isoform X2 translates to MEDGAAERQADLKEKKLVEEKENGKDAATNGKENEENGEPDVDDEEDEEVDEEDEEDDGEGDEEDEEEDDDEIEGGTKRAAEDDEDDDEDDVETKKQKTDDDD, encoded by the exons ATGGAGGACGGAGCGGCAGAGAGGCAGGCG gacctgaaagagaagaagctggtggaggagaaggagaacgGCAAAGATGCTGCCACCAACGGAAAG GAGAACGAGGAGAACGGCGAGCCCGACGTAGACgacgaggaggacgaggaagtggatgaggaggacgaggaagacGATGGAGAAG GCGACgaagaagacgaggaggaagatgaCGACGAAATCGAGGGCGGCACAAAACGGGCAGCAGAGGACGACGAGGATGACGACGAG gaCGACGTCGAAACCAAGAAGCAGAAAACCGACGACGATGATTGA